One Ostrea edulis chromosome 2, xbOstEdul1.1, whole genome shotgun sequence genomic region harbors:
- the LOC125679619 gene encoding uncharacterized protein LOC125679619, which yields MHYVQGSLVLLLISCLLIENTRCIAEKEYAKQFIPRESSYFNEDHCQSDKAITKRLNGVRKLMRENHVDAYIICNENENLGKLNPYDKRLEAISGYSGKIGTAVVTLDKAALWTDGRTFQKAIDNVDCGWTVYRRGGKDATSVADWIHDDTENVISVGACPYLISSVWWNNFQRVFEEKGTTFVPLYKDLIDLVWTEDRPPLPSSPIHILPLQLAGESWQMKIKRTLHEMEDKDIDVLVLTNLDEIAWLFNLRARDFAFDPYFISFCVISATRGVISLYIMDAEKKLKDKSDFEGQRLHEFLKTSITGSCDHLKCSVNTQMYTDDNTVTCKKDSEDLKEISHTAYCVDVKEYDPITFKDDVGKLSRDQRVRKVSVSWTCSQSFVEEIPQEKLVMEYSPPLTFKAAKNRAESEGMKTSTLRESVFLTTYFAELEERIRNGEILNVQGIEAEAKELRKKELFYKGPGGISLIGFGSTALPMIPEITDDIITQNGVFLFDMGVQYLDGTTDTARSFVYGTPSERQKDIYTRLLMTQINLARKTFAVGSTGRDLDTPDIREPLHQINVDFPHEIGHMVAAYGAIIEGPASISNISATWKSDVPMDKHIFDCKDCKKPKILISTPDWRDYKLEEGMVFSNEPSFYGKGEFGMRVENTMLIIRGNCNKPCYRFEQLVFVPYESNLIKPELLTADQISWLKDYYKMVDELVTPQLEAKNISKAVKWLKDRINVDFLL from the exons AAAAAGAGTACGCAAAACAATTTATCCCAAGAGAAAGTTCTTATTTTAATGAGGATCATTGCCAAAGCGATAAG gCTATAACAAAACGACTAAATGGTGTTAGGAAACTTATGCGAGAAAACCATGTTGATGCCTACATAATATGTAACGAAAATGAAAATCTG GGCAAGTTAAATCCCTACGACAAACGACTAGAAGCTATTTCTGGATACTCCGGAAAAATAG GTACCGCAGTGGTGACGCTGGACAAGGCAGCGTTATGGACTGACGGCCGGACATTCCAGAAAGCCATTGATAATGTAGACTGTGGGTGGACAGTTTACAGAAGAG GAGGAAAAGATGCAACTTCTGTAGCTGACTGGATTCATGACGACACAGAAAACGTCATTTCCGTTGGAGCATGCCCATATCTGATCAGCTCAG TTTGGTGGAACAACTTCCAAAGGGTTTTTGAAGAGAAAGGTACAACTTTCGTTCCTCTTTATAAAGACCTCATAGATTTAGTTTGGACAGAAGACCGGCCGCCTCTGCCATCTTCACCTATTCACATTCTACCACTTCAACTTGCAG GCGAATCTTggcaaatgaaaataaaaaggaCATTGCATGAAATGGAAGACAAGGATATCGATGTTCTGGTTTTGACTAATCTGGATGAAATTGCCT GGCTTTTTAACCTCAGGGCAAGGGATTTTGCCTTTGATCCCTATTTCATATCGTTTTGTGTGATAAGTGCCACAAGGGGCGTTATAag TCTTTACATCATGGATGCTGAGAAGAAGCTGAAAGACAAAAGTGATTTCGAAGGTCAAAGACTGCACGAATTTCTAAAGACATCTATCACCGGTAGTTGTGATCATCTGAAATGTTCTGTGAATACACAGATGTATACAGATGATAATACAGTAACTTGTAAGAAAGATAGTGAAGACTTAAAGGAGATCAGTCATACGGCTTATTGTGTAGATGTAAAAGAATACGACCCGATTACGTTCAAAGATGATGTTGGAAAATTATCACGTGATCAGCGTGTTCGAAAAGTTTCGGTTTCGTGGACCTGCAGTCAATCATTTGTTGAGGAAATTCCTCAG GAAAAACTTGTAATGGAGTATTCACCCCCTTTGACCTTCAAGGCAGCAAAAAATAGAGCGGAGTCTGAGGGAATGAAAACCTCTACG TTGCGAGAATCTGTTTTCTTAACAACATACTTTGCCGAATTAGAGGAAAGG ATTAGAAATGGCGAAATTTTAAACGTCCAAGGTATTGAGGCTGAGGCAAAGGAATTACGAAA GAAAGAATTGTTCTATAAAGGTCCTGGTGGAATTTCTTTGATTGGTTTCGGTTCAACAGCTCTACCTATGATTCCAGAAATTACCGATGACATCATAACACAGAATGGTGTTTTCCTGTTTGATATGGGCGTGCAATATCT GGATGGAACCACCGATACAGCACGGTCTTTTGTGTATGGGACACCCAGCGAGAGACAAAAG GATATTTACACACGCTTGTTGATGACGCAAATCAACTTAGCAAGAAAGACTTTCGCTGTGGGAAGTACAG gTCGCGATTTAGATACACCCGATATACGAGAACCTCTGCATcaaataaatgtagattttcCACATGAAATAGGACACATGGTAGCGGCTTATGGAGCTATCATCGAAG GACCAGCGTCGATTTCCAACATTTCCGCGACCTGGAAAAGTGACGTGCCCATGGACAAACACATTTTTGATTGCA aAGATTGCAAGAAGCCGAAAATATTAATCTCGACACCTGATTGGCGTGATTATAAATTGGAAGAAGGCATGGTTTTCTCAAATG AGCCAAGTTTTTACGGTAAAGGAGAATTTGGCATGCGAGTTGAGAACACAATGCTTATCATTAGA GGAAATTGTAACAAACCCTGTTACAGGTTTGAACAGCTGGTGTTTGTGCCGTATGAATCTAATCTTATTAAACCAGAGTTATTAACGGCTGATCAG ATATCTTGGTTAAAAGACTACTATAAAATGGTGGATGAATTGGTTACTCCTCAATTGGAAGCAAAGAACATCTCAAAAGCCGTAAAATGGCTAAAAGACAGAATAAATGTGGATTTTCTCTTGTGA
- the LOC130051493 gene encoding ATP-dependent DNA helicase RecQ-like: MADIERVVEEVLKKFGVKCLKDEQRMILDCVLDKKDCVAVLPTGFGKSLPFQAYLPVKRALLRDDSSGKGGLEADKEDKVFRKWFRRVGEIRSYFPEASLLALSATCTKTIKKRVIEVLGLKDYTNITVSPNKENIKYTVKKVDPNIESSLLWILDSFRDLKKEFPRTIFYCNSIRDVGRVYNFIVSELSDVTNIENMVEMFHSETTEDKKNKKTLEKLTEDSVLRIIVATSALGMGVNVYACHNVIIYGPPRCLIDFVQETGRVGRDGEQSCAFLMYYGQQLRNVDQDVKDFLTSTDCRRLQLPKTFLSESELKLVQGTRIHTCCDICDTGCSCNSCSSTILEKYMTNLSLDDVHVMETSSSDSDTVSYEYESDEDLDEIKST; this comes from the exons ATGGCGGATATTGAACGAGTAGTGGAAgaagttttgaaaaaatttgGCGTTAAGTGTTTAAAGGATGAACAGCGGATGATTTTGGACTGCGTGCTTGATAAAAAAGACTGTGTCGCCGTGTTACCAACAGGTTTTGGAAAATCGCTCCCATTTCAAGCGTATTTGCCAGTGAAGAGAGCTTTACTCCGTGATGATAGCTCGGGAAA GGGTGGTCTAGAAGCAGATAAGGAGGATAAAGTGTTCCGAAAGTGGTTTCGGCGTGTTGGAGAGATCCGATCGTACTTTCCTGAGGCATCATTATTAGCACTAAGCGCGACTTGCACAAAGACAATTAAAAAGAGGGTGATAGAAGTTTTGGGACTGAAGGACTACACGAACATTACAGTTTCcccaaataaagaaaacatcaaGTACACTGTGAAGAAAGTAGACCCTAACATTGAAAGTTCTTTGTTGTGGATTTTGGACTCATTTCGAGATTTAAAAAAGGAGTTCCCACGgacaatattttattgcaaCTCAATAAGAGATGTTGGGCGTGTGTACAACTTCATAGTGTCTGAACTATCAGATGTTACTAACATTGAAAACATGGTTGAAATGTTTCATTCTGAAACAacagaagataaaaaaaataagaaaacccTTGAAAAATTGACTGAGGACAGCGTTTTGCGCATTATTGTTGCTACCAGTGCACTGGGAATGGGTGTAAATGTTTATGCATGTCACAATGTTATAATTTATGGACCTCCTAGGTGTTTGATAGACTTTGTCCAGGAAACAGGGCGAGTGGGAAGGGATGGGGAACAATCATGTGCCTTTTTGATGTATTATGGTCAACAACTACGGAATGTTGACCAGGACGTCAAAGACTTCCTCACTTCAACTGATTGCCGAAGATTGCAACTGCCTAAGACATTTCTTTCGGAGAGCGAGTTAAAGCTGGTACAAGGTACCAGAATACATACTTGTTGTGACATTTGTGATACAGGATGTTCCTGTAATTCATGTTCTTCGacaattttagaaaaatatatgacaAATCTGTCTTtagatgatgtacatgtaatggaaaCCTCAAGCAGTGACAGTGATACTGTATCATATGAGTATGAATCTGATGAGGATCTTGATGAGATTAAATCAACTTAA